The genomic region TGGCCCGGATGCATAGATAAACGGATATTATGTTTTTCTTTAAACTGTTTAATCGTACTTGTTAATGATAAAATATCTTTGTCTGTCCACCACTCCCAAGTCATGTTCTGGTGACTGCCAAGTGGAACAATCTCTGTGCTTATCCGATAAAAATACATGTTATGTTCTACATTCCACTTTAAAGCAGCGAGTACATTTTGTAAGTTGTTGATAGTTAGTTCCTTTATAATGTCTGGTCCTTTTTTTTCAAAGGTGGCAAGACGGCAAGTTTTAAACTTAGTTGGCAATGAAGTATTAATACAGGCGTATCCGATTCGCATAATCACAACCTACTTTGAAATTAAAGTTATTTCATATTATTTGATGAAGATGAATGATTTATCCTTATGAATGAGTAATCTAAATAAGCAGGTGACAGTTGTGAACATAAAAGGAGTTACGGTAAAAGGAAACCTTATAGATTATGAAACAAGATGTATACATTACCATTCACCATTAGATGTGATTGCCATCAAATTTAAATGCTGTGAAGTATATTACCCGTGTTACAAGTGTCATAATGAAAACACAGACCACGCAATTCAAGTGTGGGAGGTTCACGAGTTTCAAGAAAAAGCGATCTTATGCGGAATGTGTGGGTTAGAAATGACGATTCATGATTATTTACAACATGGGGAAAAATGCCAACGCTGTCGTACAGCCTTCAATCCTGGCTGCCGACTTCATCGCCATATATATTTTCAGGAATAAGTGAAAAACTAACAAGCTAAGGAGAGAGTGAAAATGAATAATTTACAAGTAGGGACAAAAGCTACCCTAACTGTTAAGCGCGTCATTGATACAGGTTATGTGTTAACAAATGATGATGCAGAAGTACTATTACATAAAAATGAGGCTATTGATAATTTAGAGGACGGGGACGAAGTAGAAGTTTTCTTGTACCAAGATAAAAAAGGAGAAATCGTAGCGACCCAAGTTCTTCCCGAAGCAGATATAGATACGTATGATTGGGCCGAGGTTGTAGAGGTTATTTCTGATCTCGGTGTGTTTGTGGATATTGGCATTCAGAAAGCTATTCTAGTATCAAAGGACGATCTTCCATTATATCGTGAAGCTTGGCCAGAAGTTGGGGATGTGCTTCATGTTATTTTAGATACCGATAAAAAAGGGAGACTATTAGCGGTTCCGATGTCCGAGAGTACATTTGAAGATGAGTTTGAAGACGCTCCTGATGATTTAATGAATCAACCAATTAGTGGAAGAGTTATCCGTTCTAGTCGAGAGGGTGCCGTTATCGTTACGGAAGAAGGATATCGTGGATTTATCCATTATTCTGAAAGTAAACGGGATCCTCGTTTAGGCGAATGGGTGAAAGGTAGAGTTATACAAGTAAAA from Salirhabdus salicampi harbors:
- a CDS encoding CvfB family protein is translated as MNNLQVGTKATLTVKRVIDTGYVLTNDDAEVLLHKNEAIDNLEDGDEVEVFLYQDKKGEIVATQVLPEADIDTYDWAEVVEVISDLGVFVDIGIQKAILVSKDDLPLYREAWPEVGDVLHVILDTDKKGRLLAVPMSESTFEDEFEDAPDDLMNQPISGRVIRSSREGAVIVTEEGYRGFIHYSESKRDPRLGEWVKGRVIQVKNDGTLNVSLRPLKQEAIDVDSETILEFLKHHDGVMPYSDKSDPEEIYNMFDMSKAAFKRALGKLMKSNRVEQKDGKTYIKEKDS
- a CDS encoding CHY zinc finger protein, which gives rise to MNIKGVTVKGNLIDYETRCIHYHSPLDVIAIKFKCCEVYYPCYKCHNENTDHAIQVWEVHEFQEKAILCGMCGLEMTIHDYLQHGEKCQRCRTAFNPGCRLHRHIYFQE